The DNA sequence atttgtttttatattgtgtctttCACACTGTATGTAAactatttgggcttggccccaagtaagctgcctcgagtcccgttgtggagatagaggcagggtataagaataaagttgttattattattattattactattgctattgttgttatttgCATCCCTATTGAGTGCCAGGGTCCATCTTCATCAGGGCTGGGATGTTGTTAGTTAATTTGGTGACTGATTTGAAACTTTCCTGGAGAACTGTAGCCCTCCCTCTCAGTGATACAGCTCCAAATATCCTTGGTATGCCTTCTGCATCAGAGATAAACTGATttcatccgggcatcccctgggcaacatccttacagacagccaattctttcactccagaacaacaagttgctcttgacatgaaaaaaaaagccatTAGGAAAAGTGGATAATAaatacgatatatatatatatatatatatatatatatatatatatatatattccactggataatggaggaagccaagtggagccccggtggcgaagtgtgttaaagcactgagctgctgaacttgcagaccaaaaggtcccaggttcaaatcccaggagcggagtaagcgcccgctgttagctccagcttctgccaacctagcagttcgaaaacatgccaatgtgagtagatcaataggtaccacgaaggtaacggcgctccgtgcagtcatgccggccacatgaccttggaggtgtctacggacaacgccagctcttcggcttagaaatggagatgagcaccaacccccagagtcagacatgactggacttaaagtcaggagaaacctttacctttaatggaggaagccagggagtttcagaaaaacatctatttctgctttattgactattctaaagctttcgactgtgtggatcataataaactgtggcaagttcttggtggtatggggataccaagtcaccttgtttgtCTCTTGAGAAagctgtataaagaccaagtagccacagtaagatcatgaaacaacagactggttcaagattgggaaaggagtatggcagggctgcatactttcaccctccctattcaacttgtatgcagaacacatcatgcgacgtgcggggcttgacaaatccaaggctggggttaaaattgctggaagaaacatcaacaaccttaggtatgcagatgataccactctgatggctgaaagtgaagaggagctgaggagccttatcaccaaggtgaaagaagaaagtgcaaaagctgggctgcagttaaacatcaagaaaaccaagattatggcaactacacctattgataactggcaaatagagggagaaaacgtggaggcagtgacagactttatatttttagacgtgaagatcactgcagatgcagactgcagccaggaaatcagaaaacgtctacttcttgggaggagagcaatggcaaaccttgataaaatagtgaaaagcagagacatcacactggcaacgaaggcccgcatagtgaaagcaatggacttaacgtcaggggaaacctttactacctaagaatatattcatatctatccagacatctctctttatatagacactagctgtgcccggccacgcgttgctgtggcttagtctggtggtgttggtcagtctacattaggttgtatttatgctgtgacctccacccttctttatactcacattagtagtagtatttgaagtctgttaccttcttcaatttttgtgttgattgataattgcttgagatccctgttgtctttggtttgttgttagttgtaatgtctgattctgctgagtgtggtttatattttcattgtggtacaatagtcttttgttttgttttgcctgtgaaggtgtttattattgttgttgttgtagtggtcatgaaggttggataagttagatgctactgtattgtttttggaggcccagtgtagcactgactggcctctcagcctcagtgcctggctgtttcttgcctgtgatggtgttgattcttattgttgttgttgttgttgttgttgttgtcattgttattattgtaattgttctttttggaggccaagtgtgaatgtagggattggggaggtggatgagttctgttgtcaaattttgtatttgttatagtcacaatgcgttgttgtgagttttgtgggtccggattgtggttttgtggtgtggttgtgttgttacaactgagaggcaaggcttttgtgttgtgttgccaagttttgtatttctggggcatttagttgtgttgttatagtcacgatgcactgttgtgagttttgtgggtctggattgtggttttgtggtgtggttgtgttgttacaatcgggagggaatgcttttgtgttgtcaagtttcgtatttctggggcgtttagttgtgttgttttagtcatgatgcgttgttgtgagttttgtgggtccagattgtggttttgtgttgtggttgtgttcttacaactgggaggcaaggcttttgcgttgtgttgtcaaattttgtatttctggggcgtttagttgtgttatagtcacgatgcattgttgtgagttttgtgggtctggattgtggttttgtggtgtggttgtgttgttgtaacctggaggcaagccttttgcattgtgttgccaaatttcgtatttctgggatgtttagttttgttgttatagtcactgcgcaaacaactttatcattttatatatatagatttgcagagacttgcaaacatatgagggtaaattcatatataaaaataactagctgtgcccggccacgcgttgctgtggcgaagtatggtggtatgggaaataaagtattgaggaattggtggtagttaaggtaaagggtcccctgagctgagtgggttgctaggagaccaagtgagcggagcttagccttctaactggcagcaattggctaaaaacaattattcctctccctctaattaggactttatttttcttttctttttgttgtatcaacctagaggcatggatgaagggttgtgctgtcaattttcgaggttggggggtgtttacttttgttgttttgtccgctgccgtgatgccatcactcttttatatatatagatgtatatgtatggctacagatacacaggtacatggatctatatgtataaagggtttgcaaagacctgcaaacatatgaggggaaattcatatataaaattaatgtatatagatagatacacatataaaggtacatagagatggcaaaagcttgcaacgggttatatctgtaggagagtttaacaaatatttcaggggaaaatgctttcataagattaatgaatatatatttttcttcttcctgacttgcaaagggtgtctttgtctttttaaaacattcccttgattaagaggagggaggctttgcaaaagaaaacacgctgataagggaggagaagagagaaatagatcacattttgcaagcaatagcctgcaggctccgttgccggccttgacccaattataagccgggggaggctttttcagctcataaataagggctgaaaaactcaacttatcttcaagtatatgcGGTATTCTTTTGTATGAAAGCTGACCTGGATTTAAATGGGCAAGGCCTCCACATTCCCTGCCAAGTGCAGTCTGGGATTTCCACATTTAGATCCAACTCCCAACCCTTGTTATGGGAGGGACCCGATGAATAGGGTTCTTCATTCAGCCATTTTTATAATTTGACTGAGATGCCTATGGCCTAATGTGTGTTTGGGAAGCATAGGTGTTCAAATATATGGGTGTGGTGTTTCCCCTGATCTGGTAAAACGGGACATGAAATGTGAAATGTATTGAATTAGGAGGAAGTTGAGTTGGATAGGAGAACATTTGGTGGTAGCTTTACCCTTAGAAAAAAAGATGAGGAAAGACATATAGAGAAATTGGTTTTGAATCTCACCAGCAACGCTGGAAAAAAGTAAATTCAATTCTGTAATCTTAATCTCTTAAGCTTGGAAGACAGTGTATTGTGTTGATATGTCTAATGCCTAATTAACAAAATGTATTTCTTCTGTCTTTCTCTAATTTCTGACAGTGGGCTTTCTTTGCACCTGCATCAATCCCCTACGACAGTCTGGGACCCCTAGGCACTTTCACAAAATTTCTGGTGGAAAAGCACAATGCTCCTTTTAAGATGGGGTAAGCAGGAAGTAGAAACCAATGACGTTTTCCTTCACACCCTGTGCGTGCGCGCACGCATGAAGTCATGTACATGTGTGGAAATAGGTGTGGGTGAATGAGTGTAACAGTCAAATGTTTCTAAATGGATGTTGTGAAAACAGGGTACAGTCATGCGTCCTGTAAATGATGGTGAGCATTGGGGGAGGACTGAAGGAGCAGAGCTCTTGTATGCAGAACAGTGCAATGACGTTTCTCATGGCATGAAAAATAACCTTACCCATTAAAATCATTGCCTGCAAAATCATGTGAAATGACAAAACATTGCTGCTTTGTGTAACTTCACAATGGTGGCAATGGCTTTGCCAGAACTAGCATGGGGCTGTCAGGAGCCCAGGTACAATGGGTATATGAATAGTGGAaaaccctctttttaaaaactcccagagTCTCTCAGTCAACCTCAGTAATTtagaaagcagcaggaaaatgGAGTGCAAGGTTTGATGAGCTTTGCTAGAACTATAAAGTCAGTTGTGTTATTATACAATGTGCTAAAATTCCATTTCTCCTAAGAAACACTTCAGTGTGACCTCTttcccttgttgtctcttctaaAATGGCCATGAGGTCACTGCAGGTTTATCTCTTTCTGGAGCAAACATCACCAGCAAATTCCTGGTGGTTCCATTCACAGGCTGTACAATTGATAAGATAGGTCTGAAGCCTATATGTATAGCTTTTGGAGGAAGGGGGGAAGGACTGCAGGTCTGGATAGTACTTGCATGGGAGGCAGCCagtgaataccaagtgctgttgCTGAAGTGAGCAGATGATTTAGAAGTGCAAACACAAACAATGAAGGCAAATTTGTATTGTCAATCTGCTCCTGTTAAGTTAGAAATCATATGATCATCTGCAGTCTCAACAACATCTAAGAGACTGCATGGTCTCTCTCCCATATTAATATTGATTTAAAGGTACAGGGGACAACATTTCTGTGTGTGATGTACTCAAGTATACAGTATTAATCAAAACCATGGAGTAACTGTGCCCCATTAAAATGAATGTGCTGCACACAAGAAAATATTAGGTGTTTCTGGGAGATAATTGATTTGATTCCCTCTGGCCCCAACAATATTTTCCTTGGCTTGAGAAAATGTCACTTAATTAactagtcattttttaaaaaaattacaggtATTTTATCAGCTGGGCAATTCACCTTGGGGAAGCACTTTATGCTTTGAAGCTATGCACGTAagctattttaatttattttcctttttatcttttgTCTGGTCTCACTCTTCTCAGTTCTTAGTTTGCATGTGCTGGAGCAGGCCTGTGTTGGGCTGAAATACAAATGTGTGCATTTATGAAAAAAACAATCAGTTCAATAGTGTAAAGTGATACAGTAGTGCCAAAGCCTGGAAAAGTAATTTGTTGGACTATATTTCCAGCATTACCCCAGCCAGCATCGCAATTTAACTCTTAAATCAACACTCAGatttactattttacctgttaGTGAAAATTAAGCTTGAATGAAGCTCTCTTAAAGATCCACTTTGATGCTGACATGGGGCTTTGTGAGTTGAGATAAAAAGAACTACATAAATTCCAAACATATCCTATAGACAAAAGGCATGTGGATGTGTTTTTGAAAGAGAGAATTTGCCTGGGAAGGTGGGATTCTACGTATCTGGAAACTGTCTCAAAGCGTAGGATCTCATCTCTTAACGGTCACTCACCTGCATGACTTTTCTTTCTTCTGTTAAAAAATCATTCACTCTTCAAATGACTTGTTTTGGGTTTTATTTTGGCTAGAGGTCACCAGTTAACcacattattatttcaaagggttGGTTAGTGATTTAAGAGGAGAATGTGGAGATTTTGCCATATATCCTGTCAATGGGAATCACTACATGTAGGGATTCCACCCTTTATGTAAAACTTCCATCCTTTGTCCCACTGCTGCCTACACCATGTGTGGGACTTTCGACTCTTTCATTCTTTAGTTTTGTTTAATGAATATCTTATAGAGTcccaatcaattcaacataatttgtggcagccccTCAAAAAAATTTATGGAGTATAACAACCACTTTCAAGgtaagtattgcacaattaaacaggaaacaacaatttcaaaccagaaacagattttttttaaaaatttgtcacatagtgttatttatatattaattGAAACCCCATTGTCACTCCTCCCAAGCTAAAACCAGACCTTTGCCAATTACTCTGTTCAGTCTCACTCACTCTATTAATAATCTAACCCAAGCCCCTCACTAACTCTTTTCTCACTGTCCACTTCTCCAACCCAAGACTAAACTAACTTCCGCTCAAACTCCCAACTAATATTCACCAACTCAAACATCCACTAACCAGCATCCGCTTCAACACTGCTCTTTTCCCCCTCCCAACAGCTCCTGATTGTACTCGCACAATAAATCAAGCCATATAAATCTATAtgcacatgtatatgtatatacacacacatatgcacatactGTCCACGACACAGGGCACCACAGAGAGGATTTGTAATCTTAAGGTTTTGGTAGTCCCTGGACCTATTCAGAGCATTTTTATGCAACACTGAATCACTGCATCCTTTCTGCCTTTGCACTTCCAATTCCAAAATTAGGTCTGCGGTGGCAGAGTACAGGCTTGTCATGCAGGTCTCCATGATCCCAAAGTCAGTCTGTGGCAACTTAAGTTACAATGATCAGATACGTAGCAAGCACATGCTTTGTTCCGCTCATCTTATTGTAACTGTATAATTAAAAAGGGAGTGGAGGAAACAATTATTTTCTTGCATGTCCTACTAACCTATGAGCCTAGCCAGGGGGATTTCACATAGCATGACCTTTTCTGTAATCAGTCTAAATCCCCTTTTCTGCTTGTGAAATCTCCTTGCAAAGGAAATCAGATTGGCTCTTATGCCTTCTACATTTCTGGCAGGCACCTGTTCTGTTTTAAAAGAATTGTTTgggttttattcatatgtttaatgttttaattgttattagGACCTTTTATCTGTTTGTTGGTGGCACTAGTGGCCCAGAGTCCTTACCAATCTCCCTCTGATCTGCTTTTTAGGAGgttgtagtggggaggggtgtcAGAAGAGAGGGACACTTCCTTTCCTTGAGGGTTCCTTCAAATAACTTAAACATCAAGCTGATTCAAGCAATTTCCAGTTTATTTTGATACCTGCTGGGGCAGGAACGTGAATGACAGTTTTGAGATTTCTGTCTTTTGCCAAGATGTTAAAGAAGCACATTCCTTTCTTGGTCTTGTTTTGGTGCCATTTTGCGTCAATGTCAGGTCCATTtgtctcttttttttctccccaggAACAAAGGTGTCACAGACAGCATAACTCGGCTTTTGTGGTTTGTTCAGACATTTGCATTTGGAATGTTTTCTCTTTATCATTTGTTGACTTACAAACCTCTAAGGAAAGCCAGTGACGGATACAAGCAGAAGACAAAGTAGAAACTGTAGTCTGGCACTTTGGCATCGTTTTGAAGTTGAAGATGACGGAAAACCTAGATGTTTAATGTGTTCAAAATATATTGTGTTTTAACAGGAAAAGCGTGTTTATGCTTTACTCATCTACTATGTTTTTGTAGCTGTGGGGGAAGTGAAGGAAttcactattacagtagagtctcacttatccaagcctcgcttatccaagcctctggataatccaagccatttttgtagtcaatgttttcaatatattgtgatattttggtgctaaattcataaatacagtaattacaacataacattactgcgtattgaactactttttctgtcaaatttgttgtataacatgaag is a window from the Anolis carolinensis isolate JA03-04 chromosome 3, rAnoCar3.1.pri, whole genome shotgun sequence genome containing:
- the tmem254 gene encoding transmembrane protein 254, producing the protein MAAATRDPSTYFRRPKGYVMLLIAAGMGYYSWAFFAPASIPYDSLGPLGTFTKFLVEKHNAPFKMGYFISWAIHLGEALYALKLCTNKGVTDSITRLLWFVQTFAFGMFSLYHLLTYKPLRKASDGYKQKTK